CATGGGCGAGGGCACGGCCGGGCAGGGCTACCGGCTCATCGTCCACACCAGCGTCGGCGGCACCGGCCTGCGCGTCCGCGTCACCAACGCCTTCGGCGACCGCCCCCTGACCCTGGACGACGTCCGCGCCGGCCTGCGCGGCGAGGGCGCCGCACTGCGTCCCGGCAGCAACCGGCGGCTGACGTTCGGCGGCGCACGAGCGGTCACCGTGCCCGCGGGCGCCGTCGCCTGGAGCGACCCGCTGCCCGGCACCTGGCCGGCCGGCACCGACCTGGCGGTCAGCCTGCACACCCCGGACGCGGCCGGCCCGGCGACCGGCCACCGGTTGGCCCTGCAGACGTCGTACACCGGCCAGGGCGACCACACCGCCGAGGAGAGCGGCCGCGGCTGGGGACGGACGACCGGCCACTGGTGGTACCTCGACGCCGTGTCCGTACGGCCGTCCCGCGCGGGCACCGGGGCCGTGGCCGTGCTAGGCGACTCCCTCACCGACGGCCGGCACTCCACCAGCGACCGGAACCGCCGCTGGCCGGACTACCTCGCCCGGCGCCTGGACACCGCCCGTACCGCCATCAAGGGCGTCGCCGACGAAGGCATCTCGGGCAACAAGGTGCTCGCGGACGGCGCCGGGCAGAGCGCCCTGAACCGGCTGGACCGGGACGTGCTGTCCCTGCCCGGCGTGCGTACCGTCTTCCTCTTCGAGGGGGTGAACGACCTCAAGTCCCACACCGGCGTCACCGCGAAGGAACTGATCGCGGGGTACCGGGAGATCGTCGAGCGGGCGCACGCGGCGCGGAAGTGCGTGGTGGCCGCCACCATCGGCCCGTTCCAGGGCTGGCCCGAATGGGACCCGCCCGCCGACGCCGTACGCCGGCAAGTCAACCGATCCATCCGCACCGGCGGCGGGTTCGACGCGGTCACCGACTTCGACCGCGCCCTGCGCAGCCCGCACGACGCGGCGCGGCTGCTGCCGTTCCTCGACGGCGGGGACCACCTGCACCCCGACGACACGGGCATGCGGGCGTTGGCCGGCGCCGTCGACCTCGGCAGCCTGGACTGCGCCCGCTGACCGGGGTGGCGGCCGGGGTCACCCGGACCCGGTGGGCTCCGGCGTGATCAGCCCCTGGCGGTAGGCGATCGCCACCGCCTCCGTACGGCTCGCGGCGCCCAGCTTGGCCAGGATGTTGGACACGTGCACGCTCGCCGTCTTGCCGCTGATGAACAGCTCCTCGCCGATCTGCCGGTTGCTGCGGCCCCGCGCGAGGAGCCCCAGCACGTCCTGCTCCCGCGCGGTCAGCGGCGCGGCGCCGGCCCCGCCGGCCGCGCCGGCGGCGGAGGCAGTGGTCGGACGGGCGCCTCGGGTCAGCGCGTCGATCCGCTCCAGCAGCGGCGCCGCACCCAGTGCGGCCGCCGTCTCCCTCGCCGTACCCGCCTCCTGCGCCGCCTGCGCACGGCGCTCGACCGCCAGCAGCGCCTCGGCGTACCGCACCCGGCAGCGGGCCTGTTCGTACGCGTCGCCGTAGGAGAACGCGGCGACCGCCTTCTCCCAGGCCGCCGGGTCCGGTCCGGACACGGCCGTCGCCCACTCCGCCTCGGCACGCGCCAGCCAGGCCTGGCCCTCCGGGCCCTGCGGACGGCCCTCCTCGTCCCGCGCGGCCGAGGCTCGCGCCTGCTCCACCAGCTCGGTGGCGGTCTCCGCCCAGCGGCGCAGCGCGGCGGCGTCCCCGGCCCGCCGCAGTCGTACGGTCCGGTCGGCGACCGCGGCGAGACAGAGCGCGGCGAGCCGGACGGCGACATCGGGCCGCCGCCCCGAGTCGTCGCCCAGCGCGGTGAGCGCCGCCCGCATCCGCTCCACGGCCGTCTCCGGGTCGCCGCGCAGCGCGGCGGCATCGGTGAGGACGATCCCGGCCACCAGCGTGCCCATCCAGGTGAACGGGCCCTCCAGCAGGGCCTCCGCCCGCTCGGCCGCCCCGAGATCGCCCCGCGCCACCGCCACGTACAGCGCGGGGCCCGCCACGAAGGCGCCCATGGCGGGCAGGACGGGCGCGGCCTCGGCCGCCGCGCGCAGGCACTCGTCCCACCGGCCGAGCGTGTACAGCGCCAGCAGCTGGAGATACCGCATCTCCAGCGGATACGGCGAGGACAGCAGCCCGGTCCGGCGGGCCCGCTCCAGCGCCTCGGCGAGCAAGGGCAGACACGCCTGAAGATCGCCGGCTTCCAGGCGGCTGATGGCCTGGTTGAACAGCGCGCGCATCTCCACCGGACCGTGCCCGGCGGACCGCGCCAGCTCCCGCGCCCGCCGCAGCCGCTCCTGGCCCTGCGCGGAGCGCCGGCCGTCTCCTTCGAGATTGGCCAGGGAGATCAGCAGATCGGCCTGGGCGTCGGCCATGCCCAGCTCCTCGGCGACGCGCAGCGCGCGGTGGGCGATGCTCAGGGCCGTCTCGTCCGCGCCGAGATGACGGGCCGCCATGACATGGGTGGCCGCCGCCCACACCCAGGTCCGTGACGGCGGCTCGGCGGGGATGAGCGCCAGCGCCTCGCTGCTGTACCGGAAGGCGGCCTGCAGCCGGTCCACGCTGAGCAGATTGCCGGCCAGGGTGTAGCGGATCCGGGCGGCGAGCGCGGAGTCGGCGTCCTCGCCGACCTCGGCGAGCGCGGCCCGGGTGAGGGAGACCGCCCGATGGGCGTCCCCGGCCTGCGCGGCCGCGGCGGAGGCCCGCAGGGTCAGCGTGACGGGGGCGATCCCGTCGGCGCACGGCCGCGCCTCGGCGGGTACCGACGACCACAGGTCCAGTGCCGTCTCCAGATGCCGCAGCTCCTCGGCCGGCGCACCCAGCCGCCGGGCGTGGTCGGCCGCCTCCAGACAGGCGGCGAGCGCCCCCGGCAGATCGTGGCTCTCCCGGCTGTGGTGGGCGCGCTCGGCGGCGGTCTCCGGGGCGCGGCCGCGGGCGGCGAGCAGCCGGGCGTACGCGCCGTGCAGCCGGGAACGCTCGCCCGGCAGCAGGTCGGCGTATACCGCCTCGCGGGTGAGGGCATGCCGGAAGGCGTAGGTGTCGCCGTCCCCGGGGACGAGCAGCTGCCGTCCGACGGCCTCGCGCAGCGCCGTCTCCAGCTCCTCCTCGGGGAGCCCGGCCGCCTCGCTCAGCAGGTCGTGCTCCACCCGGCGCCCGGCCACGGCGGCGGTCCGCAGCACCTGCTGGGCGGGCTCCGGCAGCTGCTCGACCCGGATGAGCAGCAGGTCCGCGAGCCCGCTGGGCATGCCGCCCGCGTCCGCGCCGGCCGCCGCGAACAGCTCCTGCGCATAGAACGCGTTGCCCTCCGCACGAGCCACGATGCCCCGTACGACCGTCTCGGGCAGCGGGCGGTCCTCCAGGGCCCGCACCAGCCGGGCGACCTCGGGATCCGGCAGCGGCCGCAGCTCCAGCCGCTCCACGGCCGGCAACCGGACCAGTTCGGCGAGCAGGGGCCGCAGGGGGTGACGGCGGTGCAGATCGTCCGCCCGGTAGGAGGCGAGCACCGCCAGGCGCCGGTCGGGGGCGCCACCGCCCGGCCGGTGCAGCACGCCCCGGCTGAACAGGAAGCGCAACAGGTCCCGGGAGGACTGGTCCGCCCAGTGCAGATCCTCCAGGACCAGCAGCAGCGGTGCCACGGCGGCCAGTTCGGCCAGCAGCCCGGCGACGTCCTCGAACAGCCGCAGCCGCCCGTCCGGGCCGCCCGCCGGCTCCGCGCCCGAGCCCAGCAGCCGGTCCACCACCGGATGCGCGGCGAGCACGGACGAGAAGCGCTCGTCGGCGGCGAGCACGCCGAGGACCTCGGTGAACGGCAGATACGGCAGACCCACATCGCCGAGGTCCACACAGTGCCCGGTGACCACGGTCGTCCCCGCCCGCGCAGCCCGCCCCGCCACCTCGTCCAGCAGCCGTGTCTTTCCGACCCCCGCGTCCCCGGCGACCAGCACGGCCCGCGCCGCACCACCCCGGGCACGCTCCAGCACACCCATGAGCCGGGCGAGTTCCTCGTCCCGGCCGATCAACGGCGGCGTGCGAAAGGCGATCTGCGGCACGCACCCATCCTGACACGCAGGACTGACAGCAGTGCCGCGAAGGGGCGCGGGGCCGTGTCGATGTGCGGCTCCCCGCGCGGGCGACCAGACACGACGCACCGGCAGCCGCCGTGGCCGGAACAGCCACCCGAGTCAGTGGGCGCTCAACCCCGCAACGTCTCCGCCCAGTTGGCCGGCACCCGCCCGGCGGGGCCCGGCACCGGCTGGTCCTCCGGATGGCTGGCCGGCGGCGCGAGGCCGGGACCGGAGGCGTACAATTCGTCCGTCGCGTAGTTCCAGAACCACTCCTCACCCGGCTCGAAGCTCTGGATCACCGGATGCCCCGTAGCCTGGTAGTGCGCCGTGGCATGCTTGGCGGGAGAGTCGTCGCAGCACCCGATGTGCCCGCACTGTGCGCACCGGCGCAGATGGAACCACCAGCCGCCGGCCTCCTCGCACTCCACGCATCCGGTGCCGCTGGGCGGAACGTTCACGTCGAACCCCTCGACGCTCTTCATACGGTTTCCTCCGCTTGCTCTTCGGGCGACCCGGACAGCTCCGGGTCGGCGGTCAGCGGCAGCAGCACCTGGAAGCGGGTGTCGCCGGGCACCGACTCCACGCGCAGCGCGCCGTGGTGTTTGTTGACGACGATCCGCCAGGAGATGTCCAGACCGAGCCCGGTGCCCTCGCCGACCGGTTTGGTGGTGAAGAACGGGTCGAAGATCCGGTCCTTGATCTCGGGCGGGACGCCGGGGCCGGTGTCCCGGAACTCCACCAGCAGCCGTTCGTGGTCGAGCCCGGTCCGCACGGTCAACGTACCCGTGCCGCCCGCGCCGTTGATGGCGGACACGGCGTTGTCGATCAGATTCGTCCACACCTGGTTCAGCTCCGCCGGATACGCGGGCACCGGCGGGAGCGTGCGGTCGTACTCCTTCACGACCTCGATTCCGGCGCCGATCTTGCCGGACAGCATCAGCAGCGTGCTGTCGAGGAGTTCGTGCACGTCCACCACCCGGTAGGGCGCCCGGTCCAGCTGGGAGTACTGCTTGGCGGCGTCGACGAGATGCGAGATACGGGTGGTGGAGTCCTCGATCTCGTTCATCAACAGCTCGGTCTCGATGGTGTAGTTGAGCCAGCCGACGGCACCGGCCAGGATCTCCTCGTCCACGGCCGCCGCGACCTGCTCCAGCCAGTCGACGTCCAGTCCGGCCTGCACGAAGGTCGGCGCCACCTGCCAGGCCTGGCC
Above is a genomic segment from Streptomyces fodineus containing:
- a CDS encoding UBP-type zinc finger domain-containing protein — its product is MKSVEGFDVNVPPSGTGCVECEEAGGWWFHLRRCAQCGHIGCCDDSPAKHATAHYQATGHPVIQSFEPGEEWFWNYATDELYASGPGLAPPASHPEDQPVPGPAGRVPANWAETLRG
- a CDS encoding SGNH/GDSL hydrolase family protein — translated: MNGRLGRVARVTAALLTAAACQSAPAGAPAHAPARPAGPLRASATRAFGVVTWAASADRMGEGTAGQGYRLIVHTSVGGTGLRVRVTNAFGDRPLTLDDVRAGLRGEGAALRPGSNRRLTFGGARAVTVPAGAVAWSDPLPGTWPAGTDLAVSLHTPDAAGPATGHRLALQTSYTGQGDHTAEESGRGWGRTTGHWWYLDAVSVRPSRAGTGAVAVLGDSLTDGRHSTSDRNRRWPDYLARRLDTARTAIKGVADEGISGNKVLADGAGQSALNRLDRDVLSLPGVRTVFLFEGVNDLKSHTGVTAKELIAGYREIVERAHAARKCVVAATIGPFQGWPEWDPPADAVRRQVNRSIRTGGGFDAVTDFDRALRSPHDAARLLPFLDGGDHLHPDDTGMRALAGAVDLGSLDCAR
- a CDS encoding helix-turn-helix transcriptional regulator, which produces MPQIAFRTPPLIGRDEELARLMGVLERARGGAARAVLVAGDAGVGKTRLLDEVAGRAARAGTTVVTGHCVDLGDVGLPYLPFTEVLGVLAADERFSSVLAAHPVVDRLLGSGAEPAGGPDGRLRLFEDVAGLLAELAAVAPLLLVLEDLHWADQSSRDLLRFLFSRGVLHRPGGGAPDRRLAVLASYRADDLHRRHPLRPLLAELVRLPAVERLELRPLPDPEVARLVRALEDRPLPETVVRGIVARAEGNAFYAQELFAAAGADAGGMPSGLADLLLIRVEQLPEPAQQVLRTAAVAGRRVEHDLLSEAAGLPEEELETALREAVGRQLLVPGDGDTYAFRHALTREAVYADLLPGERSRLHGAYARLLAARGRAPETAAERAHHSRESHDLPGALAACLEAADHARRLGAPAEELRHLETALDLWSSVPAEARPCADGIAPVTLTLRASAAAAQAGDAHRAVSLTRAALAEVGEDADSALAARIRYTLAGNLLSVDRLQAAFRYSSEALALIPAEPPSRTWVWAAATHVMAARHLGADETALSIAHRALRVAEELGMADAQADLLISLANLEGDGRRSAQGQERLRRARELARSAGHGPVEMRALFNQAISRLEAGDLQACLPLLAEALERARRTGLLSSPYPLEMRYLQLLALYTLGRWDECLRAAAEAAPVLPAMGAFVAGPALYVAVARGDLGAAERAEALLEGPFTWMGTLVAGIVLTDAAALRGDPETAVERMRAALTALGDDSGRRPDVAVRLAALCLAAVADRTVRLRRAGDAAALRRWAETATELVEQARASAARDEEGRPQGPEGQAWLARAEAEWATAVSGPDPAAWEKAVAAFSYGDAYEQARCRVRYAEALLAVERRAQAAQEAGTARETAAALGAAPLLERIDALTRGARPTTASAAGAAGGAGAAPLTAREQDVLGLLARGRSNRQIGEELFISGKTASVHVSNILAKLGAASRTEAVAIAYRQGLITPEPTGSG